Proteins encoded within one genomic window of Bermanella sp. WJH001:
- a CDS encoding ABC transporter permease, translating into MTFNMNMTAIVMQRQLHSYFATPIAYVFILMFLVLAGVFSFYLGHFYEKGQADLSAFFNFHPWLYLFFMPAIAMGLWAPERQMGTIELLMTLPIGQTNAVIGKFLAAWVFAGLALVLTFPMWITVAYLGDPDNGVIAAGYIGSWLMAGSFLAIGSCMSVCSKNQIVAFIFTVVVCFIFMVSGVPMVLDSFAWAPQSMIDFIAGLSFLTRFDAIARGVLDLRDITYFFAMMALWLYLTQVMLQRNKAK; encoded by the coding sequence ATGACGTTTAACATGAATATGACAGCCATTGTCATGCAGCGCCAACTGCACAGCTATTTTGCTACCCCCATCGCCTACGTGTTCATTTTAATGTTCTTAGTATTGGCGGGCGTATTTAGTTTTTACCTTGGCCACTTTTATGAAAAAGGCCAAGCAGACTTAAGTGCCTTTTTTAACTTTCACCCTTGGTTATACCTGTTTTTTATGCCTGCTATTGCCATGGGCTTATGGGCACCTGAGCGTCAAATGGGCACCATCGAATTACTCATGACCTTACCCATTGGCCAAACCAATGCGGTCATCGGCAAGTTTTTAGCCGCATGGGTGTTTGCAGGTTTAGCCTTGGTGCTGACTTTTCCGATGTGGATCACAGTGGCGTACCTGGGCGACCCAGATAACGGCGTGATTGCAGCGGGTTACATTGGCTCGTGGTTAATGGCTGGCAGCTTTTTAGCCATTGGCAGTTGCATGTCGGTATGCAGTAAAAACCAAATTGTCGCGTTTATTTTTACCGTGGTGGTGTGTTTTATCTTTATGGTGAGCGGTGTACCTATGGTGCTTGATAGTTTTGCTTGGGCGCCACAAAGCATGATCGACTTTATTGCCGGTTTAAGTTTTTTAACCCGCTTTGATGCCATTGCCCGCGGCGTATTAGATTTGCGCGACATCACTTACTTTTTTGCCATGATGGCCCTTTGGTTGTATCTCACACAAGTGATGCTGCAACGTAACAAAGCCAAATAA
- a CDS encoding ATP-binding cassette domain-containing protein, with protein sequence MIRVQNLTKRFDQFTAVNNLSFDVSPGEVLGFLGPNGAGKSTTMKMITGFIEPTQGGVSVCDINVSENPQAVQAIMGYLPEGAPAYGEMTVLAFLQFIAKVRGLTGQDREQRLAKVIEQVELEPVLNKPIDTLSKGFARRVGLAQAIIHDPKVLILDEPTDGLDPNQKHQVRELIKGLAKDKIVIISTHILEEVSAVCSRALIISEGKLLLDGKPDELERQSRHHNAICLQLAEEHTDVQQQLATIADIENVECVADLEDRTFMLFPKDGQMLLPEVVRWLDDKQWEVENIHLEKGRLDDVFRQVTRAQTV encoded by the coding sequence ATGATTCGTGTGCAAAATCTCACCAAGCGTTTTGACCAGTTTACAGCGGTCAACAACCTAAGCTTTGATGTATCACCCGGTGAAGTACTGGGCTTTTTAGGCCCAAACGGTGCGGGTAAGTCCACCACCATGAAAATGATCACCGGTTTCATTGAACCCACACAAGGTGGTGTGAGTGTGTGTGACATCAATGTGAGCGAAAACCCACAAGCGGTACAAGCCATAATGGGTTACTTACCCGAAGGTGCACCGGCTTACGGTGAAATGACCGTGTTGGCATTTTTACAGTTCATTGCCAAAGTGCGTGGCTTAACCGGCCAAGATCGTGAACAGCGTTTAGCAAAAGTGATCGAACAAGTAGAACTTGAGCCTGTTTTAAATAAACCCATCGACACCTTATCAAAAGGTTTTGCACGTCGTGTGGGTTTAGCACAAGCCATTATTCACGACCCAAAAGTATTGATTTTAGATGAACCCACTGATGGTCTTGACCCAAACCAAAAACACCAAGTGCGTGAGCTGATCAAAGGTTTGGCCAAAGATAAAATTGTGATTATCTCTACCCACATATTAGAAGAAGTCAGCGCCGTGTGTTCACGTGCCCTAATCATTAGCGAAGGCAAATTGTTATTAGATGGCAAACCTGACGAATTAGAACGTCAAAGCCGCCATCACAATGCCATTTGTTTGCAACTGGCCGAAGAACACACAGATGTGCAGCAGCAACTAGCCACCATTGCGGATATTGAAAACGTAGAATGTGTGGCCGACTTAGAAGATCGCACGTTTATGCTCTTCCCAAAAGATGGCCAAATGTTATTACCAGAAGTGGTGCGTTGGTTAGACGACAAACAATGGGAAGTTGAAAATATTCACCTAGAAAAAGGCCGCCTTGACGATGTATTCCGTCAAGTGACTCGCGCCCAAACCGTATAA